The following proteins come from a genomic window of Panicum hallii strain FIL2 chromosome 8, PHallii_v3.1, whole genome shotgun sequence:
- the LOC112903121 gene encoding uncharacterized protein LOC112903121 isoform X2 → MGFLVTLVRLSPLSRSTMASCIVVASSFHTITQTLALWQPGMKSWHGCDGLPIVGPKDFAFYQGKLYVLLRFIPRLYAFELEEDDHGVVVSRVEHCGIEPLHEHRIQGRGVLSCNIVVWRGNLLLTIRSCNSFPAGLYDGVEGDLVYFVDQYSKYDGGSFDPSYDTFVYNVRNGTARPFVVELSPHNFGAPRGKLDVPLWLLASK, encoded by the exons ATGGGCTTTCTGGTTACTCTCGTAAGGCTCTCCCCATTATCCCGGTCAACAATGGCTTCG TGCATCGTTGTTGCTTCGTCGTTCCACACCATTACACAAACACTTGCTCTCTGGCAACCTGGGATGAAGTCTTGGCATGGTTGCGATGGCCTTCCAATTGTTGGGCCCAAAGATTTTGCATTCTACCAGGGGAAGCTGTACGTGCTCTTGAGGTTCATTCCGCGCCTCTATGCCTTTGAACTCGAGGAGGATGATCATGGGGTCGTCGTCTCTCGTGTTGAGCATTGTGGGATTGAGCCACTTCATGAACACCGCATTCAGGGTCGTGGTGTATTGAGTTGCAACATTGTGGTGTGGCGTGGCAACCTATTATTAACCATCAGAAG CTGCAATTCCTTTCCTGCTGGTCTGTATGATGGAGTTGAAGGTGATCTTGTCTACTTTGTTGATCAGTATAGTAAATATGACGGCGGTTCTTTCGACCCTTCTTATGATACATTTGTGTACAATGTGAGAAATGGTACAGCAAGGCCTTTTGTTGTCGAGTTATCACCACATAACTTTGGGGCACCAAGGGGTAAGCTCGATGTCCCGTTGTGGTTGTTAGCTTCCAAATGA
- the LOC112903832 gene encoding uncharacterized protein LOC112903832: MDCWKGTSADQARHAPPPLAAVAQARCSTKCVPAPPASETPSLDEALELEAQRRPWADLPADILGVVVGRLALVEDRARLRSVCHAWRAAARLHRRPPPPLPLLVLSDSSFSSFRADGTTTGARRRVPLPETEAAEAGGDVRCVGSFEGWLVGAERDTSRGIGDLRCFLVNAFSREVVRLPPPSAATNPVDARSRSLPIANGGGSDVVMSCVINAAECVTSFRKVVLSSSPQSGTDCVVAAISMIEDTTKLALWRPGMESWCVCYGSCVPKFTDVIFCQGKLNMLSCSELTTDLFSLELSEDDDDDSGLMVSRIDCREIEWPEVTDGYHQNWSMVEWRGNLLIVATYTSDIDDEVWPRIVEVRVFEASLSTDPVRFTEIKSLDGDCVFISPCNSKAFRSCQCDGVEDDRIYFIDGYLPPDKNARPFDKFVYNMKDGTMAPFAADITEDKLQAPDGMLMHPTWLFPPE; this comes from the coding sequence ATGGATTGCTGGAAAGGAACCTCGGCTGATCAGGCTCGTCACGCGCCTCCACctctggcggcggtggcgcaggCACGGTGCTCGACCAAGTGCGTCCCGGCCCCCCCGGCTTCCGAGACGCCAAGTCTCGACGAGGCGTTGGAGTTGGAGGCGCAGCGCCGGCCGTGGGCGGACCTCCCGGCGGACATCCTCGGCGTCGTGGTCGGCCGCCTTGCCCTCGTGGAGGACCGCGCCAGGCTGCGCTCCGTCTGCCACGCGTggcgcgccgcggcgcgcctccaccggcgcccgccgccgccgctgccactgCTCGTGCTGTCCGACTCCTCGTTCTCCAGCTTCCGCGCGGACGGGACCACGAcgggcgcgcgccgccgcgtcccGCTGCCGGagacggaggcggcggaggctggCGGTGACGTACGCTGCGTCGGCTCGTTCGAGGGATGGCTCGTGGGCGCGGAGCGCGACACAAGTCGCGGCATTGGTGACCTCCGGTGCTTcttggtgaacgcattctcccGGGAAGTCGTCCGCCTCCCGCCTCCTTCCGCCGCCACCAACCCCGTCGACGCACGCAGCAGGTCCCTCCCCATCGCCAATGGTGGCGGCTCCGATGTGGTGATGAGTTGCGTGATCAATGCTGCAGAGTGTGTGACATCGTTTCGCAAGGTGGTCCTGTCATCTTCACCGCAGTCCGGGACCGACTGCGTTGTGGCTGCCATCTCCATGATCGAGGATACTACCAAGCTTGCTCTCTGGCGACCTGGAATGGAGTCATGGTGCGTGTGCTACGGCAGCTGTGTCCCTAAGTTCACTGATGTCATCTTCTGCCAGGGGAAGCTCAACATGCTCAGTTGCAGCGAGCTCACCACAGACCTCTTTTCCCTTGAGCTCtctgaagacgacgacgacgacagcggTCTCATGGTTTCTCGTATCGACTGTCGTGAGATTGAATGGCCTGAGGTCACGGATGGCTATCACCAGAACTGGAGCATGGTAGAGTGGCGTGGAAACCTCTTGATAGTTGCGACGTACACGAGCGACATCGACGATGAAGTTTGGCCGAGAATTGTTGAGGTGAGGGTGTTTGAGGCGAGCTTGAGCACAGACCCTGTCAGATTCACTGAGATCAAGAGCTTGGATGGCGACTGCGTCTTCATCAGCCCGTGCAACAGCAAGGCATTTCGTTCATGTCAGTGTGATGGGGTTGAAGATGACCGTATCTACTTCATTGATGGCTACCTCCCCCCGGATAAAAATGCCCGCCCTTTCGACAAATTTGTGTACAACATGAAAGATGGTACAATGGCACCGTTTGCTGCAGACATAACGGAGGACAAACTTCAGGCGCCAGATGGTATGCTGATGCATCCAACATGGTTATTTCCTCCTGAATGA
- the LOC112903121 gene encoding uncharacterized protein LOC112903121 isoform X1 translates to MGFLVTLVRLSPLSRSTMASCIVVASSFHTITQTLALWQPGMKSWHGCDGLPIVGPKDFAFYQGKLYVLLRFIPRLYAFELEEDDHGVVVSRVEHCGIEPLHEHRIQGRGVLSCNIVVWRGNLLLTIRRYDATGKFCTKRTLRQVEVFALDFSTNPCGLTEIHSFDGDSIFVDSCSCNSFPAGLYDGVEGDLVYFVDQYSKYDGGSFDPSYDTFVYNVRNGTARPFVVELSPHNFGAPRGKLDVPLWLLASK, encoded by the exons ATGGGCTTTCTGGTTACTCTCGTAAGGCTCTCCCCATTATCCCGGTCAACAATGGCTTCG TGCATCGTTGTTGCTTCGTCGTTCCACACCATTACACAAACACTTGCTCTCTGGCAACCTGGGATGAAGTCTTGGCATGGTTGCGATGGCCTTCCAATTGTTGGGCCCAAAGATTTTGCATTCTACCAGGGGAAGCTGTACGTGCTCTTGAGGTTCATTCCGCGCCTCTATGCCTTTGAACTCGAGGAGGATGATCATGGGGTCGTCGTCTCTCGTGTTGAGCATTGTGGGATTGAGCCACTTCATGAACACCGCATTCAGGGTCGTGGTGTATTGAGTTGCAACATTGTGGTGTGGCGTGGCAACCTATTATTAACCATCAGAAGGTATGATGCTACTGGTAAGTTCTGTACCAAGCGCACACTTCGTCAAGTTGAAGTGTTTGCACTGGACTTCAGCACAAACCCTTGTGGACTCACAGAGATACACAGCTTTGATGGTGATAGTATCTTCGTTGACTCATGCAGCTGCAATTCCTTTCCTGCTGGTCTGTATGATGGAGTTGAAGGTGATCTTGTCTACTTTGTTGATCAGTATAGTAAATATGACGGCGGTTCTTTCGACCCTTCTTATGATACATTTGTGTACAATGTGAGAAATGGTACAGCAAGGCCTTTTGTTGTCGAGTTATCACCACATAACTTTGGGGCACCAAGGGGTAAGCTCGATGTCCCGTTGTGGTTGTTAGCTTCCAAATGA
- the LOC112903129 gene encoding uncharacterized protein LOC112903129 isoform X2 translates to MPQEKRARTDAGGEDPRGSSWAGLQPDALGVVLSFLPCLADRARVRSVCRQWRAAARGRGVVPALPLLVLPRFRFAGLTPGGVLAPARRAWMPPELDADNACCVGSSDAWLVGAGQAGGECFLVHAFSHEVRRLPPLGSSDCSLRKAVLSASPESGPNCIVAAFIIRWSKPELALWRSGMKSWRVCHHALFAGHIDIAFYQGKLYMLWRFTPCLFAFEITEDERGVAISRMKDCMIEKLLPSAVGSNHELSCNMVEWSGRLLLIIRYYGGYGYQARHRVKVKVFAMDMSTRTELRLTEIHSFGSDCIFVGSGGGKSFPAGRHDGVEGDLIYFGPDHYNPHDAFVYSMRDGRTGPIVRPSPCGTRASERNLGFPVWLFPSE, encoded by the coding sequence atgccccAAGAGAAGAGGGCGAGAACCGACGCGGGGGGCGAGGACCCGCGGGGGTCGTCGTGGGCGGGCCTCCAGCCGGACGCCCTGGGCGTCGTGCTCAGCTTCCTCCCCTGCCTCGCCGACCGTGCCAGGGTGCGGTCCGTGTGCCGCCAGtggcgcgccgccgcgcgcggccgcggcgtgGTCCCGGCGCTGCCCCTGCTGGTGCTCCCCAGGTTCAGGTTCGCGGGCCTGACCCCCGGGGGCGTGCTGGCGCCCGCGCGGCGCGCCTGGATGCCGCCGGAGCTGGACGCCGACAACGCCTGCTGCGTGGGGTCCTCCGACGCTTGGCTCGTGGGCGCCGGACAGGCCGGCGGCGAGTGCTTCTTGGTGCATGCCTTCTCCCACGAGGTGCGCCGTCTGCCGCCCCTGGGCAGTTCCGACTGCTCTCTGCGTAAAGCAGTGCTCTCCGCTTCACCGGAGTCAGGACCCAACTGCATTGTGGCTGCTTTCATAATCCGCTGGTCCAAGCCTGAACTGGCGCTCTGGAGGTCCGGGATGAAGTCATGGCGCGTTTGCCATCATGCTCTGTTTGCTGGGCACATCGATATCGCCTTCTATCAAGGGAAGCTGTACATGCTCTGGAGGTTCACGCCATGCCTCTTCGCTTTTGAGATCACTGAGGATGAGCGTGGGGTCGCCATCTCTCGTATGAAGGATTGTATGATCGAAAAGCTCCTCCCTAGCGCTGTTGGGTCCAATCATGAATTGAGCTGCAACATGGTGGAGTGGAGCGGGAGGCTGTTATTAATCATCAGATACTATGGTGGTTATGGTTACCAAGCTAGGCACAGGGTTAAGGTCAAAGTGTTCGCGATGGACATGAGCACGCGAACTGAGTTGAGACTCACTGAGATCCACAGCTTCGGTAGTGACTGCATCTTTGTTGGCTCAGGTGGCGGCAAGTCCTTTCCTGCTGGTCGGCATGACGGAGTTGAAGGTGACCTTATCTACTTTGGTCCTGATCATTACAACCCTCATGATGCATTTGTGTACAGCATGAGAGATGGTAGGACAGGGCCCATTGTTAGGCCATCACCTTGCGGCACTCGCGCATCGGAGCGGAACCTCGGTTTCCCAGTGTGGTTGTTTCCTTCCGAATGA
- the LOC112903102 gene encoding uncharacterized protein LOC112903102, which yields MPRGQRQQHGRLPSNKPPRNRASPARLVKLYGSMCDDQRKMICNVNFSGLLKISCTTMPADLANYLMVDCFDAERAELVFPGRGRIFVTADSVADILGLPNKCGEVNYELDVDAINFVHNQYDIVHGTAPKIEEIIERIKNNRFANEDFLRSWLMIAVSTFLCPPTSLGISPRCYPSLVDLSHMKKLNWCQFVVDQLKDAAKNLDKKHSVRGCFLLLVILYADSLVVDNVQIPATKLRIAAWTRNLLDKVIRLDRNRDGSFGKLKLKLSGHSVVQDSFFLMDDVNTFVASKLPRQMAIEKKRKLAAAVSKVLSRVTDMLGTFIQEVVAVEDSPGPNLR from the exons ATGCCAAGAGGACAGAGGCAGCAACATGGTCGCCTGCCATCTAACAAG CCTCCAAGAAACAGAGCATCGCCTGCTAGGCTTGTCAAGTTATATGGAAGCATGTGTGACGACCAGCGCAAGATGATATGCAATGTGAACTTCAGTGGCCTGCTTAAGATTTCATGCACCACGATGCCAGCGGACCTTGCTAACTATCTTATGGTGGATTGCTTCGATGCTGAAAGAGCAGAACTTGTGTTTCCTGGGAGGGGCAGGATCTTTGTCACAGCAGATTCTGTGGCTGATATACTAGGCTTACCCAACAAGTGTGGTGAAGTAAATTATGAGTTGGATGTGGACGCTATTAACTTCGTGCACAACCAGTACGACATTGTTCATGGGACGGCACCCAAGATTGAAGAAATTATAGAAAGGATAAAGAACAACAGGTTTGCAAATGAAGACTTTTTGAGATCTTGGCTGATGATTGCTGTGTCAACATTTCTGTGCCCTCCAACAAGTTTGGGAATCAGTCCAAGGTGCTACCCATCACTAGTTGATCTTTCGCACATGAAGAAGCTGAATTGGTGTCAATTTGTGGTTGACCAGCTCAAGGATGCTGCTAAAAACTTAGACAAGAAACATTCCGTGAGGGGATGCTTTCTTCTACTTGTT ATCCTGTATGCTGATTCACTAGTTGTTGACAATGTACAAATCCCTGCCACCAAGCTCAGGATTGCTGCATGGACGAGGAATCTTTTGGACAAGGTCATTAGGTTGGACAGAAATCGCGATGGATCTTTTGGCAAGCTGAAG cTCAAATTATCAGGACATTCAGTGGTCCAGGATTCTTTTTTCCTCATGGATGATGTAAATACATTTGTAGCATCAAAATTGCCCCGACAGATGGCAATTGAG AAGAAGAGGAAACTTGCAGCTGCTGTAAGCAAAGTCCTAAGCAGAGTGACAGACATGCTCGGCACATTTATACAAGAAGTTGTTGCAGTAGAAGACTCACCTGGACCAAACTTGAGATGA
- the LOC112903077 gene encoding uncharacterized protein LOC112903077, whose translation MDPSRGGPGWSRDPPLHVRTPHRRRGAPSRPSPSVALVQEWRSTECPRAPEPPGPGAGRQPQHGPWADLPADILGLVVGRVPRADDRARLRSACRAWRAAARAHGRQPPPLPLLVLSDFAFSCFCADGAMTGARRIRLPSREMAVDVRCVGAFQEWLACVQLNKGRYFGDSRCFLMDAFSRDVVWLPPPSVATHFIDQYSRSLPIANGSGAVHCTVNAAQYVMSFCKVVLSSSPDPGSRCVVAAISVHRSAAKLALWRPGMTSWCVCHGGCISKFSDIALYQGKMYIFNKLTTNLFVFDISEDDSGLMVSRAVRCVTKLPEVKGSYGQRWNMVEWHGKLLLVVTYLGAEGWHNICKIGVFELDLSTNPFSLTEINSLDGDCIFISPCSSNSFRACQYDGVEDDLIYFIDGGLGGLFPAKNGPPFHRFVYSMRDGTMAPFAAEIPEDNLRALDGSLMNPTWLFPSE comes from the coding sequence ATGGATCCGAGCAGAGGAGGCCCAGGATGGAGTCGAGACCCACCTCTACACGTCCGCACACCCCACCGGCGCCGGGGCGCGCCATCACGGCCGTCGCCGTCGGTGGCCTTGGTGCAGGAATGGCGTTCGACGGAATGCCCTAGGGCTCCTGAGCCGCCAGGGCCCGGCGCGGGGCGCCAGCCCCAGCACGGGCCGTGGGCGGACCTCCCCGCGGACATCCTCGGTCTCGTGGTCGGCCGCGTCCCCCGCGCCGACGACCGCGCCAGGCTGCGCTCCGCCTGCCGCGCGTggcgcgccgcggcgcgcgcccACGggcggcagccgccgccgctcccgctgCTCGTGCTCTCCGACTTCGCCTTCTCCTGCTTCTGCGCCGACGGGGCCATGACGGGCGCGCGGCGCATCCGGCTGCCCTCACGTGAGATGGCGGTTGACGTCCGCTGCGTCGGCGCCTTCCAAGAGTGGCTTGCCTGCGTGCAGCTCAATAAAGGTCGCTACTTTGGTGACAGCCGGTGCTTCTTGATGGACGCCTTCTCCCGGGATGTTGTCTGGCTACCGCCACCTTCAGTAGCCACCCATTTCATTGATCAGTACAGCAGATCTCTCCCCATCGCCAATGGCTCCGGTGCAGTGCATTGCACGGTTAATGCTGCACAGTATGTGATGTCGTTCTGCAAGGTGGTCTTGTCCTCATCACCTGACCCTGGCTCCAGGTGTGTTGTGGCTGCCATCTCTGTGCACAGGAGTGCAGCTAAGCTTGCTCTGTGGCGGCCTGGGATGACGTCCTGGTGCGTGTGCCATGGAGGCTGCATCAGTAAATTCAGTGATATCGCCTTGTATCAGGGGAAGATGTACATCTTCAACAAGCTCACCACAAACCTCTTTGTCTTTGATATCTCCGAAGATGACAGTGGCCTGATGGTTTCTCGTGCTGTGCGCTGTGTGACCAAATTGCCTGAGGTCAAGGGTAGCTATGGACAGAGGTGGAACATGGTTGAGTGGCATGGGAAGCTATTGCTGGTTGTGACATACCTAGGTGCAGAAGGCTGGCACAACATTTGTAAGATCGGGGTATTTGAGTTGGACTTGAGCACAAACCCTTTCAGCTTGACTGAGATCAACAGCTTGGATGGTGACTGCATTTTCATCAGCCCGTGCAGCAGCAACTCATTCCGTGCGTgtcagtatgatggagtggaagaTGATCTTATCTACTTCATTGATGGTGGGCTTGGTGGCCTCTTCCCTGCTAAAAATGGACCCCCTTTCCATAGATTTGTGTACAGCATGAGGGATGGTACCATGGCACCATTTGCTGCAGAAATACCAGAGGACAACCTCCGGGCACTTGATGGCAGTCTGATGAATCCGACATGGCTTTTTCCTTCTGAATGA
- the LOC112903129 gene encoding uncharacterized protein LOC112903129 isoform X1: protein MNSVTETAGGEVFDEMPQEKRARTDAGGEDPRGSSWAGLQPDALGVVLSFLPCLADRARVRSVCRQWRAAARGRGVVPALPLLVLPRFRFAGLTPGGVLAPARRAWMPPELDADNACCVGSSDAWLVGAGQAGGECFLVHAFSHEVRRLPPLGSSDCSLRKAVLSASPESGPNCIVAAFIIRWSKPELALWRSGMKSWRVCHHALFAGHIDIAFYQGKLYMLWRFTPCLFAFEITEDERGVAISRMKDCMIEKLLPSAVGSNHELSCNMVEWSGRLLLIIRYYGGYGYQARHRVKVKVFAMDMSTRTELRLTEIHSFGSDCIFVGSGGGKSFPAGRHDGVEGDLIYFGPDHYNPHDAFVYSMRDGRTGPIVRPSPCGTRASERNLGFPVWLFPSE from the exons ATGAATTCCGTGACCGAAACCGCCGGTG GcgaggtgttcgacgaaatgccccAAGAGAAGAGGGCGAGAACCGACGCGGGGGGCGAGGACCCGCGGGGGTCGTCGTGGGCGGGCCTCCAGCCGGACGCCCTGGGCGTCGTGCTCAGCTTCCTCCCCTGCCTCGCCGACCGTGCCAGGGTGCGGTCCGTGTGCCGCCAGtggcgcgccgccgcgcgcggccgcggcgtgGTCCCGGCGCTGCCCCTGCTGGTGCTCCCCAGGTTCAGGTTCGCGGGCCTGACCCCCGGGGGCGTGCTGGCGCCCGCGCGGCGCGCCTGGATGCCGCCGGAGCTGGACGCCGACAACGCCTGCTGCGTGGGGTCCTCCGACGCTTGGCTCGTGGGCGCCGGACAGGCCGGCGGCGAGTGCTTCTTGGTGCATGCCTTCTCCCACGAGGTGCGCCGTCTGCCGCCCCTGGGCAGTTCCGACTGCTCTCTGCGTAAAGCAGTGCTCTCCGCTTCACCGGAGTCAGGACCCAACTGCATTGTGGCTGCTTTCATAATCCGCTGGTCCAAGCCTGAACTGGCGCTCTGGAGGTCCGGGATGAAGTCATGGCGCGTTTGCCATCATGCTCTGTTTGCTGGGCACATCGATATCGCCTTCTATCAAGGGAAGCTGTACATGCTCTGGAGGTTCACGCCATGCCTCTTCGCTTTTGAGATCACTGAGGATGAGCGTGGGGTCGCCATCTCTCGTATGAAGGATTGTATGATCGAAAAGCTCCTCCCTAGCGCTGTTGGGTCCAATCATGAATTGAGCTGCAACATGGTGGAGTGGAGCGGGAGGCTGTTATTAATCATCAGATACTATGGTGGTTATGGTTACCAAGCTAGGCACAGGGTTAAGGTCAAAGTGTTCGCGATGGACATGAGCACGCGAACTGAGTTGAGACTCACTGAGATCCACAGCTTCGGTAGTGACTGCATCTTTGTTGGCTCAGGTGGCGGCAAGTCCTTTCCTGCTGGTCGGCATGACGGAGTTGAAGGTGACCTTATCTACTTTGGTCCTGATCATTACAACCCTCATGATGCATTTGTGTACAGCATGAGAGATGGTAGGACAGGGCCCATTGTTAGGCCATCACCTTGCGGCACTCGCGCATCGGAGCGGAACCTCGGTTTCCCAGTGTGGTTGTTTCCTTCCGAATGA
- the LOC112903076 gene encoding hexose carrier protein HEX6-like, with protein sequence MAVVLVDAGGGGGDDRQYGGRITVFVALSCVTAALGGAIFGYDLGTSGGVSSMGSFLREFFPDVYRRMQGDVRVSNYCKFDSQLLTLFTSSLYIAGLLTALLLSSWFTARRGRRPSMIVGGVAFLAGAAVSGGAVNVYMAILGRALLGVGLGFANQAVLLYLSEMAPARYRGAFSNGFQLTLCLGSLAANAINYGADKITGGWGWRLSLGLAGVPAAFFTLGAIFLPETPNSLVQQGEDRGKVRALLQRIRGTDAVDAELDDIVAASGVARGGGGDGLRLILSQPRNRPQLAIAVLMPAFTQLNGINAIGFYAPVLLRTVGMGESLALLSAVITVVIYTASTVVFMFVIDRFGRRTLLIAGSLQMLASELLIGAIMAAELGDEGGMGRGYAAALFVLIGVYVAGYSWSWGPMTWLVPTEVFPLEIRSAGQSVTVASGFVFTIFVAQGFLAMLCRMRAWLFFFFAGWIVVMTGFVYWFLPETKGMPIEQVRKVWIEHWFWGRVVGVDESQASDKL encoded by the exons ATGGCCGTCGTTCTCGTcgatgccggcggcggcggcggcgatgatcGGCAGTACGGCGGGAGGATCACCGTGTTCGTGGCGCTCTCCTGCGTCACGGCGGCCTTGGGCGGCGCCATCTTCGGCTACGACCTCGGGACCTCAG GCGGCGTGTCATCCATGGGGTCGTTCCTCAGGGAGTTCTTCCCGGACGTGTACCGGCGGATGCAGGGCGACGTGCGCGTCAGCAACTACTGCAAGTTCGACAGCCAGCTGCTGACGCTCTTCACCTCCTCGCTCTACATCGCCGGCCTGCTCACCGCGCTGCTCCTCTCGTCGTGGTTCACGGCCAGGCGCGGGCGCCGGCCGTCCATGATCGTCGGCGGGGTGGCGTTCCTCGCCGGTGCGGCGGTCAGCGGCGGCGCCGTGAACGTCTACATGGCCATTCTCGGCAGGGCCCTGCTCGGCGTCGGTCTTGGCTTCGCCAATCAG GCAGTGCTTCTGTACCTGTCTGAAATGGCCCCTGCACGATACCGAGGAGCATTCAGCAACGGCTTCCAGCTGACCCTGTGCCTGGGATCTCTCGCCGCGAACGCCATCAACTACGGCGCCGACAAGATCACCGGCGGCTGGGGCTGGAGGCTGTCGCTGGGCCTGGCCGGCGTCCCCGCCGCGTTCTTCACGCTGGGCGCCATCTTCCTGCCGGAGACGCCCAACAGCCTCGTGCAGCAGGGCGAGGACCGCGGCAAGGTGCGAGCGCTGCTGCAGAGGATCAGAGGCACGGACGCCGTCGACGCCGAGCTGGACGACATCGTCGCGGcgagcggcgtggcgcggggcggcggcggcgatggcctgCGGCTGATCCTCTCGCAGCCAAGGAACCGGCCGCAGCTCGCGATCGCCGTGCTGATGCCGGCGTTCACGCAGCTCAACGGGATCAACGCCATCGGGTTCTACGCGCCGGTTCTGCTCCGCACGGTCGGCATGGGCGAGAGCCTGGCCCTGCTCTCCGCGGTCATCACGGTGGTCATCTACACGGCGTCGACGGTCGTGTTCATGTTCGTCATCGACCGGTTCGGCCGGCGCACGCTCCTGATCGCCGGCAGCCTCCAGATGCTGGCCTCCGAGCTCCTGATCGGCGCCATCAtggcggcggagctcggcgACGAGGGTGGGATGGGCCGGGGCTACGCGGCGGCGCTGTTCGTGCTCATCGGCGTGTACGTGGCTGGCTACAGCTGGTCGTGGGGCCCCATGACGTGGTTGGTGCCCACGGAGGTGTTCCCGCTGGAGATCCGGTCGGCGGGGCAGAGCGTGACGGTGGCGTCCGGGTTCGTGTTCACCATCTTCGTCGCGCAGGGGTTCCTCGCCATGCTGTGCCGGATGAGGGcgtggctcttcttcttcttcgcagGGTGGATCGTGGTGATGACGGGCTTCGTGTACTGGTTCTTGCCGGAGACGAAGGGGATGCCCATCGAGCAGGTCCGCAAGGTGTGGATTGAGCACTGGTTCTGGGGGAGGGTGGTGGGTGTGGATGAATCGCAGGCGAGCGACAAGCTGTGA
- the LOC112872308 gene encoding uncharacterized protein LOC112872308: MDSGEGTPADQTRHAPLPLVAAAQARCSTRCVPGLPAPETPRLDDVSEPRHRPWADLPADILGVVVGRLALVEDRARLRSVCHAWRAAARLHWRLPPPLPLLVLSDFSFSSFRAEGTVTGARLRVPLPGSETAGAGSVVRCVGSFEGWLVGVEADQSRDIGDHRCFLMNAFSQDVVRLPAPSAATNSVNTQSKSLSLPIANSSGVMNCVTNTAHRAMSFRKVALSSSPESGTGCVVAAISMAKDTTELALWRPGMESWCVCYGSCVGKFIDVIFCRGKLYMFSSSELTEDLFSFELSEGDNGGLMVSRVERRHMEMPGVTEGYYQNWSIVEWRGKLLVVATYTGGAEVRQRIVEVRVFEASLSTEPVRFTEIKSLDGDCIFISPCSCKSFRSCQYDGVGGDLIYFIDGYLSADKNVRPFDKLVYNVKDGTMAPFAADIPEDKLQAPDGMLMHPTWLFLPE, from the coding sequence ATGGACTCCGGGGAAGGAACCCCAGCTGATCAGACTCGTCACGCGCCTCTACCTTTGGTGGCGGCGGCACAGGCAAGGTGTTCGACGAGGTGCGTCCCAGGCCTCCCCGCTCCCGAGACGCCAAGGCTCGACGATGTGTCGGAGCCGCGGCACCGGCCGTGGGCGGACCTGCCGGCGGACATCCTCGGCGTCGTGGTCGGCCGCCTCGCCCTCGTGGAGGACCGCGCCAGGCTGCGCTCGGTCTGCCACGCGTGGCGCGCCGCAGCGCGCCTCCACTggcggctgccgccgccgctgcccctgcTCGTGCTGTCCGACTTCTCGTTCTCCAGCTTCCGCGCGGAGGGGACCGTGACCGGGGCGCGCCTCCGCGTCCCGCTGCCGGGGAGCGAGACGGCGGGGGCTGGCAGCGTCGTCCGCTGCGTCGGCTCGTTCGAGGGATGGCTCGTGGGCGTGGAGGCCGACCAAAGCCGCGACATCGGTGACCACCGGTGCTTCTTGATGAATGCATTCTCCCAGGATGTCGTCCGCCTCCCGGCTCCCTCGGCAGCCACCAACTCCGTCAACACACAGAGCAAGTCTCTGTCTCTCCCCATCGCCAATAGCTCCGGTGTGATGAATTGCGTGACCAACACCGCGCACCGTGCGATGTCGTTTCGCAAGGTGGCCCTGTCATCTTCACCGGAGTCCGGCACCGGTTGCGTTGTGGCTGCCATCTCCATGGCCAAGGATACTACCGAGCTTGCTCTGTGGCGACCTGGAATGGAGTCATGGTGCGTGTGTTATGGCAGCTGTGTCGGTAAGTTCATCGATGTCATCTTCTGCCGGGGGAAGCTCTACATGTTCAGTAGCAGCGAACTCACCGAAGACCTCTTTTCCTTCGAGCTCTCCGAAGGCGACAACGGCGGCCTTATGGTCTCTCGTGTCGAGCGGCGTCACATGGAAATGCCTGGGGTCACGGAAGGCTATTACCAGAATTGGAGCATAGTAGAGTGGCGTGGAAAACTTTTAGTAGTTGCGACGTACACAGGCGGTGCTGAAGTTCGGCAGAGAATTGTCGAGGTTAGGGTGTTTGAGGCGAGCTTGAGCACAGAGCCTGTCAGGTTCACTGAGATCAAGAGCTTGGATGGCGACTGCATCTTCATCAGCCCATGCAGCTGCAAGTCATTTCGTTCATGTCAGTATGATGGAGTCGGCGGCGATCTTATCTATTTTATTGATGGTTACCTCTCCGCTGACAAAAATGTCCGACCTTTCGATAAATTAGTGTACAACGTGAAAGATGGTACAATGGCACCATTTGCTGCAGACATACCAGAGGACAAACTTCAGGCGCCAGATGGCATGCTGATGCATCCAACATGGTTATTTCTTCCTGAATAA